CAGAAGCCAGGGAGATACTGGGGGAGAGAAGCGTGCAAAAGATTATTTTGGAAAACAACCAGACCGGAGAAGTGCAGGAAGTAAAAGCAAACGGGGTTTTTGTTGCCATCGGATACGAACCAGCAGTGGATCTGGCGCAAAAACTCGGGGTTCGCCTGACCCCCCAGGGCTATATTGCCCACGAAAACCACAGGACCAACATTGATGGCATTTATACGGCCGGCGATGTGACCGGCGGCTTCAATCAGATTGTGATTGCCAGCGGCCAGGGTTCGGCCGCAGCCCTGACCATTTTTGAAGACCTGATCCACCCGTTCTGGCAGAAGCAAGCCGATAAACAGTCTTCAGGGCAGTAAATTTGTAACACAGGCGTCAAAAAGAGATTAAAAGGCGTTCATTATCTGGCCTTTCGCCTGAGACTTCTTAATCCCTGGCGCTTTTTCCCAATTGGCATCCGGGTTACGTCAGCTCGATTATTAAAGCTCCGTTTCGCTTTTCAACAGGAAATGATTTTATTGGTTCCTTTGCTGTTCCAGACACATTGGTTCCTGCGTAATCGAACGTGGATTTCCCTAAACTGCAGCACTGAATTCGTTGTTGTCCAGACAAGGGATCCAACCGGCGGCCAAAATGCGTACATTTATTTTCAAAAGCATAAAATTCATCGTCGCTCCCGTGCACTACAAGAACTCGATTCGGCAGTCCCTTACCCTCAAGACGAATAGCGGTACCCCTTTCTTTGAGTTCCGGCACTTTTGATAGCTCAAGTTCCGCCCTTTCGCTCAAATACCTCCAACAGTCCGGGTTTTCTGGCGACTTTGTTTCACAAATCCCAAAGATACGCTTAAAAATTTTCATCGTTAATCTCCCTGCCTAAAAGAATTTTGCCGACTTTATCTGCGTGTATTTTTTTTATGCCTCATGAATGGGGTGCAATAACAGGGGGTTGAAAAAAACTCCGTTTGCGTATTGCTGTTTTGCCCAAAAACAATAAATACCCATTACCAGGAAAGAGTTTCCATGATAAAGTACGCCGGCATATTCAGTCAAGCAATTACAAGGAGTTTGAACAGCCTGAGCGGGCCGTAGCCGTATGCTTGAAAGTGCCAGGATCGGCCCGAAAAGGTGCTATACGGTCACAACAATTTTTCCGAAATGGCCGCTGGCTTCCATGTAGCGATGGGCATCAGCCGTTTCCTCCAGCGTGAAGGTGCGCGCAATGACGGGTTTCAAATGGCCCGCGGCCAGTCCGTCGTAGACGAATTTTTTGCCCCGCTCCAGCCGCTCGGCATGGCTGGTGATTTCAAACAGGGTATAGCCCCGGATCCAGAGCCCTTTGCCCAGTGCCTCGGCCAGGGGATACGGGGTCGGTTCCATGGAAAGCGATCCGTATTCGAAGATGATGCCTTCGCGGGCTGCAGCTTTGGCCAGCTTTTCCAGAAACAGCCCGGATACCGGATCAAACACCAGGCGGGCCCCGCGGCCGTCGGTGATCTCTTGGGTGCGCCGGCCCACATCCTCCTGTTCGGTGACGATTACATGATCGGCCCCGGCCGCGAGCAGATCCGGCTTCTTTGCCGCCCCCCGGCTGGTGGCGATGGCGGTTGCCCCGGCCGCCTTGACGATCTGGATGGCCGCCAGCCCCACGCTGCTGCTGGCCGCGGAGATGATCACGCTGTCCTCGGCCGACACTTTCCCGTATTCCACCAGGGCGCCATAGGCGGTCATATACTTCATCCAGATGGCTGCACCTTCAACGCTTGACAAATTGTCCGGGCGGGCGGCAACCACATGGGCCGGCACCACGGCGCTTTCTCCGTAGACGCCGTATTTGCGCATGGAAAAGCCGGGTATCGTACCAACCCGGTCGCCCACGCGGATGCCGGTCACATCCGGTCCTACCGCATCCACCACGCCGGAGGCCTCATATCCGATTCGCGACGGCGGCTTGGGCTGCTCCAAATAGAGCCCCTGCCGAAACAGCACTTCAGCCCGATTGAGACCAAAGGCCGCGACTTTGATTCGCACTTCGCCCGGACCCGGTTCCTCCGCCGGCAGATCCTCTATCTGCAGTACTTCCGGTCCGCCTGTTTGATGAAAACGGACGACCCTGGCCATTATTCACCTCCCTTTCTATTGGCTGCCCGAGGCCGGGAAAGGCTTTGACAAGGCCTCGACCAGCGTTCGACAGAAATCGGGGATGTCTGCCACCACGCGCCCCCATACCTGGTTGCCTTCCTGAAAGGCGGGTGTATCCACCCAAGCGGCACCGGCATTTTCCATGTCGTCTTTGATGCCGACACTGCCGGTGGCCTTTCTGCCCTTGCAGATGCCCGCGCTGGCCGCCACCCATCCGGCATGGCAGATAAAGGCCAGGATTTTGTACCGGCTGTTCATGTCCCGCACCAGCTGCAGAATATCCCCGTTGCGGCGCAGTTTGTCCGGCGCCCAGCCGCCCGGCACAATGAGTCCGTCCAACAGATCGGCGGTCACCGATTGCGGGTCTGTTTCGCTTATTGCTTCAAGCCCGCCGCTTTTACTCGGGTACTTCTCTCCCGCACGGATTCCAATCACTTTGACAGCGGCACCCTCTTCCTTCATGCGCATATAAGGAACCCAGAACTCCAGATCCTCAAATCCGGGGCCCACGAGAATGCCGATGGTCTTTCCTTCAAGCAGCATTGCCGCCTCCTTTGAATCGTTTGCTGCACCACCGCGAAAAGCCGACGATGTGGAACACAGCTTGTTTAATAAAATAATGCCGAGCAGCGGCGTTGTCGATACCACTGCCTGCGGCCATTCAAGGAACAGTTTCAAAAGCGCTCAGTTTGGGTTGAAAATGAAAAAAAGGTGCCGGTGGTATTCTGGATCAGGGAAGGTCATAATCGCACCTACTCAGGTTTCGATTCATCATCCGGCAATGAAAAAACGATTGGATATACAATAACCGCGCTTGTGCAAATCAACAACAAAAGTCAGCCACGGTCAGAATAATTGCATAATAATGCTGATAGACTTACCCTTACCGTAAGAAAGGAGTCAGAAATGACAAGAGGTCCAGTATGTGGCATGGAGGTCGAGGACCGAAAGACCCAGCACAAGTTCCGCTATATGGAAAAACCCTATTGCTTTTGTACCCGGGCATGCCGGGAGGCATTTTCCAGCAATCCGGATCTATATCTTGCGAAAAAACCCCTTCAAGCCTGATTGATGGATATTATGGTATCGGTGACGTCTGTATGAGCCTGCCCGTGATGCTCAGTCAAAACGGGATTCAACGTCAGCTGTTCATGGATCGCAGCGACCAAGAAGTGGCCATTTTTCAGTATTCAGCAAAGAAGCTTAAAGAAGTCATTGAGCAACTCAACGAGGTCTAAGGAAGATCATTGGTTCAAAGGAGCATGTTTTGACAGAAGCACAGGATAAATCAGAACAAGACCTGAAAGCGCACAGCCGGCAAGATCAGCCGCATGATTCAGGCGGGTCACATGGCGGCCAATCCGGACACGATAAAGCTCCCTCCGGGCACCACAAGGCACATTCCGGCCATGGCGGCCACAGGGATCATCACGCCCACATGGTGGCGGATTTCAAAAAACGCTTCTATATATCCCTTGCCATCACAGTCCCCGTGTTGTTTCTCTCCCCCATGATCCAGTCTTTTCTGGGGCTGGAGGAACTTGGGTTTGCGGGCGATCAATACGTGTTGTTTGCCCTGTCCACAGCAATTTTTTTCTACGGTGGATGGCCGTTTTTAAAAGGGATCTTTGACGAGCTGAAAAAATTCCAGCCCGGCATGATGACCCTGATCGCCGTTGCCATTGCCACGGCGTATATCTACAGCAGTGTCGTGGTCTTCGGCCTTGCCGGCAAAGTGTTTTTCTGGGAGCTGGCCACCCTGATCGACATCATGCTGCTTGGCCACTGGATCGAAATGCGTTCGGTCATGGGGGCGTCACGGGCGCTTGAGGAACTGGCAAAGCTCATGCCCTCAGATGCCCATAAGGTCATGGATGACGGCAGCACAAAGGATGTTTCCATACAAGAGATTCAGGCCGGCGACCGGGTGCTGGTCAAACCCGGAGAAAAAGTCCCCGTGGACGGCGAGGTCTCAGAAGGCCAGAGTGCTGTCAACGAGTCGATGATCACCGGCGAGTCCATGCCGGTTTCCAAAAGCGCCGGCACAAAAGTGATCGGCGGGGCGGTCAACGGCGAAGGATCTTTAACAATCACGGTGCAGAAAACCGGCAAGGATTCATACCTGTCCCAGATGATCGACCTGGTGGAGCAGGCCCAGCAAAGCAAGTCCAGAAGCCAGGATCTGGCCAATCGGGCCGCTCTGTGGCTTACCATCATTGCGCTCACCTGCGGGGCGATCACACTGGTGATCTGGCTGGCGTTTATGGGAAGAGATTTTGCTTTTTCCCTGGAGCGAACAGTAACGGTCATGGTCATCACCTGTCCGCATGCCCTGGGCCTTGCGGTTCCCCTGGTTGTTGCCGTTTCCACCGCGGTTTCAGCCAAAAACGGCCTGCTGATCCGAAACCGGGCCGCTTTCGAGCGGGGGCGAAACATCGAAGCCATTATTTTTGACAAAACCGGAACCCTGACCGAAGGCCGTTTCGGCGTGACCGAAATCTTAAGCTTTTCAAATGATTACAGCCAGGAAAATTTGATCGGTTATGCCGCAGCCGTTGAATCTCAATCCCAACACCCCATTGCACAGGCAATCGCCGAAGGGGTGGAAGAACCACAAAAAGCCGAAGACTTCAAATCCATTACAGGCAAGGGCGCACAGGCACGGGTTGAAGGCAGGCATGTGAAAGTGGTCAGCCCGGGCTATCTCCGGGAAAACGATTTATCTGTCGATGATAATCGGATTGACGAATTAAACGCCCATGGCAAAACCGTTGTGTTTATCCTGATTGACGAGACGCCTGTCGGCGCCGTGGCGCTGGCCGACATCATCCGGGAAGAATCCAGACAGGCGATTTCAAAACTCAGGCAGATGGGCATCCAGTGCATGATGCTCACCGGCGATAACAAGCAGGTGGCTGGCTGGGTGGCAGAAGAAATCGGCCTGGATGACTATTTCGCCGAGGTGCTGCCCGAGGACAAGGCCAAAAAAGTGAAAGAGGTCCAGTCCCGCGGCCTGATCGTGGCCATGACCGGAGACGGTGTCAATGACGCGCCGGCCCTGGCCCAGGCCGATGTGGGGATTGCCATCGGTGCGGGCACGGAGGTTGCCGTGGAGGCGGCCGATATCATCCTGGTGCGGAGCAACCCCATGGATGCAGTGGCCATTCTGGACCTGTCCCGGGCGACTTATCGGAAGATGCTGCAGAATCTGGCATGGGCCACGGGCTATAACGCCTTTGCCATACCATTGGCAGGCGGTGTTCTTTATAGCTGGGGCATTCTTCTCTCACCGGCCGTAGGTGCCATTCTCATGTCTTTGAGCACCGTGATAGTGGCGATAAACGCCCGTTTTTTAAAGATTTCGACATGAACGATGCAGGCCGTGGATATTCTGAAACCTGAACTTATCAATTTTCAAGTTTACCTCAGATACAAGGAAGCCGAACCTTTAAAAAGCCAACATTGCGGCTATTTTTCTCCTACCGGGCAGGCGAATTCGCAACTCCGGCACCATTCGGTGACAAGGATCGGAGAGCCTTCAGAATCTCTTTGGCCGCTCTCAATAGGATGGGCACGATTGGAATCGAGTCGTTGGATACAGGTCGGACGGTCATATTGTCCAAGGGCGAACGCATTTTCGGGGCAGGCTTTTCGACAAGGCATGGCACATCCTTGGCAGGGCTGGAAATCTTCCGGCGGACGGCCGGACGGAAGACGGCCTTTGATCAATACCGCGCGAAGCCGGACTCTGGGTCCCCATTTTCGGTCCAGCAGCAGGTTGTTTTTCCCCACGACCCCCAGTCCTGCGAACACGGCAGCATCTTTCAGATACACCCCGCCTTTTTCCACATGGTAGGGCAGCGGCTGTGCACGAACCCCATGGCTCCTAAATAGCCAGGAGCCTAACTCCTCAGATATTTTGGTCATTCGGCGGTTTCCCGCGGTATTGCCGCGGTCAAACCAGTCCAGCCCTGGGTCATTTTCTGGATGATGCATGGCCAGCACCAGAAGAGAGCGGGCGTCTGGCAGCCATGGAGTAGCCTTTTCTGAATGGTTGGTCTTCCAGTTTCCCACAGATACAGCCTTGTAGGAAGGGCCACCCAACACTTCATCGATAGCTGCAATCCCTGCTCTAAAGCCATCCTGCTTTTCTGCCTCGGCAATCAGTTCCTCGGCCAGTTGGCGATGTTGGGTCATATTCTCTCCCGTGTTTTTTAGGGCCTGCCAATTGATACCGTCAAAAATATCTTTTGCACGAAAACCGTGAAAATGCAAGTTCCGACCGTGAGTGCCTGGCCTCCGGTGTAAATATAAAATCGCGCACTATAGCTATTACCGTTCAGTATTCCGGAGCTATTACCGTTCAGTATTCCGGCTTTGGGAGCAGGATCGTCCTGTCCATTAAAGTCTTTGCATCAGCAAACAAAATAAGGGTGCGTTCCCTGATCAAAACCCATTTATAATTGATTCAAGCTGCTCTCAAGCAATCGGCTTTGACAGTCTGTCCTCAATTACAGCAGCCCGGACCGGCTTGCTGAAGTAAAAGCCTTGTATCATATCGCAGCCCAGCAGCCGCAAAATTTTCAACTGCTCCCCGGTTTCCACACCTTCGGCGATGGTTTTCAACCCTAAGTGATGTGCCATGGAGATAATCGTGGATACAATTGTTGCATCATCCGTGTCTTGAGCAATATTTCGAATAAAGGAAATATCAATTTTGAGGTTATTTACCGGTAGTCGCTTCAGGTAACTGAGGGAAGAATACCCTGTCCCGAAATCATCAATGCTGACAGCCGCTCCCAGATCCCGGATAGCCTCGAGGGTTTCGCGGGTGTTTGTTACATCTTCCATGAAAGTGCTTTCCGTGATTTCACATGTCAAAAGCCGGGGGTCTATGCCTGCTTTTTGGATGATATCCGACAGATGCGCTGAAAAGCCCTTTTGCTTGAACTGTATTGAGGAAAAGTTAACGGCCACAGGTACTACATTAAGACCCTTTCCCTGCCATGAGGCGATTTGCCGGCAAACTGTTTTTACTATCCATTCTCCGACCTCTGCCAGAAGCCTTGATTCTTCAAGCACCGGAATGAATTTGCCCGGCAGAATTTCTCCGCTTTCAGGGCTCTGCCAGCGAATCAAGGCTTCCATCCCCCTGACATGGTGAGTTTGGGTATCCACGTAAGGTTGATAAACAAGAAAAAATTCATTATTTGACAAAGCGTCATAAAGTTTCTTTTCCATGTGGACAAACTCTGAGACACGGATGTTCATCCCTTCGGCATAAAACTGGTAATTATTGGCCCCCTGGCTTCGTACATCGGACATGGCAAGATTGGCATACTGCATGAGTTCTTCCGCATTTTCGCTGTCATTTGGATATACCGAAATACCTATGCTCACGGTGACCAGCAGTTCATTGTCCTCGATCAACATTGGCTGTGAGACAATTTTGAGATATTTTCGCACATATCGCAGGACCTCTTCTGTTTGGGATATTTCTGACAAAATAATGCCGAACTCATCACTTCCGATTTTGGCAACAATGCTTTTTTCATCTGATACGCTGTTAATCCGGTTTGCGGTTTCCCTGAGCACAGCATCCCCGCATGAGGGACCCAATGTGTCATTAATCAGATTAAAACGGTCCAGGTCCAATATCATAACCGCAACCAGATTCTTGTCTTTTTCAACCAATCCCATGCTCTGAGAAAGCAGTTCCAAAAACAGCCTCCGGTTTGGCAGACCGGAGAGCGGATCATAATGGGCCAGATGATTGATCCGTTTTTCCAGAATTCTCTGCTCTGTGAGGTCTTTGGATGTCACCACGAAAAAACTGAGCTGCCCCGCATCTGTTCGCACAGGGGTAATGGTGTGGTATATTTCAAAAAGCTTGCCGTCTTTCCTCCTGTTGGTAAGAATCCCCTGAAATGTATTGCCGTCCAGGAGGGTATCCCACATCTCTTTATAGTATTGTCTGTCGTGTTTTCCGGACTTGAATATGCGGGGTGTCTTTCCGATGAGTTCTTCTTTGGCATAGCCGCTGAGTTTCTCTGCAGCCTTGTTGGCATAACGGATCATGCCATTGGTGTCTGTAATGATGATCCAGTCCGAAGCCTTCTCCACAGCCGCCATGAGCAGTTCCATCTCTTCTTCCGCTTCTTTTCGGCCGGTAATGTCAGTGACAAATCCTTGATAAAAGGCGGTCTTTCCTTTTTTGGCCTTCATGGCCTTAATATGAATAGACACCCAAAAAATCCGGCCATTCCGGTCAACCCATTGACACCTGTAATCATGGATTTCTCCCCGTGTTTCCAGAAGGTTTTTCATCTGCTTTCTGTCCTCAGGATGGGCATAGATGTTCTGTGCAAGATTCGTTATCACCTCGATCAGCTCACAGGAAGCCTCATATCCCAGCATTTGGGCCAGGGTGTGATTGGCCGATAACAGTCTGCCTTCGGGTAAAGAGGTGAAGATGCCGATGGGTGCATCCATCAGAACTTCAGAGGAAATAATCGGTTCTTGCGGATGATCATGGCTGAAATCCGTATTTTTGGCGCCGCGGTCAATCATCGTGGACTCCTGTTATTGTTTACCGAATCAGATTAAGTTTGACAGGCCCAATTTTTAAGTCACTGTCAGGATGAATAAAGGTTATGAAAAAATTTTGGGGCATCCGGTAGATGCTGGGACATAAACTGAAATTCCGAAAAAGTTAATCGGAGTCTCAAACACATCGGTCGTACCAAGGGCTCGGCGAGGATGGGTTTCACAGAGAAGCTCACCGGAGATAAGGCGTCGCAGACAAGCGTTGTGCTGTGCTGAACCACGAATCCATCCCGCATTTTTTCCGAATGAAGCTTTTAACACATTTAATATAATTTTTACTTTAACCCTCTTTGGCAATCAAATGGTAGTGTTCGAAACTATTCAGAAAATATCAAAAATCTTTACATCATCCCAATTAATGGGAATTTGCGTTCTGACGTTATGCAGCGATAGATAAAACGCTAATCAATGTTATCCATCATATCGGCAAGACGCCCAGAGGATTTAATCCAAG
The Desulfosalsimonas propionicica DNA segment above includes these coding regions:
- a CDS encoding sensor domain-containing protein, whose product is MIDRGAKNTDFSHDHPQEPIISSEVLMDAPIGIFTSLPEGRLLSANHTLAQMLGYEASCELIEVITNLAQNIYAHPEDRKQMKNLLETRGEIHDYRCQWVDRNGRIFWVSIHIKAMKAKKGKTAFYQGFVTDITGRKEAEEEMELLMAAVEKASDWIIITDTNGMIRYANKAAEKLSGYAKEELIGKTPRIFKSGKHDRQYYKEMWDTLLDGNTFQGILTNRRKDGKLFEIYHTITPVRTDAGQLSFFVVTSKDLTEQRILEKRINHLAHYDPLSGLPNRRLFLELLSQSMGLVEKDKNLVAVMILDLDRFNLINDTLGPSCGDAVLRETANRINSVSDEKSIVAKIGSDEFGIILSEISQTEEVLRYVRKYLKIVSQPMLIEDNELLVTVSIGISVYPNDSENAEELMQYANLAMSDVRSQGANNYQFYAEGMNIRVSEFVHMEKKLYDALSNNEFFLVYQPYVDTQTHHVRGMEALIRWQSPESGEILPGKFIPVLEESRLLAEVGEWIVKTVCRQIASWQGKGLNVVPVAVNFSSIQFKQKGFSAHLSDIIQKAGIDPRLLTCEITESTFMEDVTNTRETLEAIRDLGAAVSIDDFGTGYSSLSYLKRLPVNNLKIDISFIRNIAQDTDDATIVSTIISMAHHLGLKTIAEGVETGEQLKILRLLGCDMIQGFYFSKPVRAAVIEDRLSKPIA
- a CDS encoding epoxyqueuosine reductase, which translates into the protein MHFHGFRAKDIFDGINWQALKNTGENMTQHRQLAEELIAEAEKQDGFRAGIAAIDEVLGGPSYKAVSVGNWKTNHSEKATPWLPDARSLLVLAMHHPENDPGLDWFDRGNTAGNRRMTKISEELGSWLFRSHGVRAQPLPYHVEKGGVYLKDAAVFAGLGVVGKNNLLLDRKWGPRVRLRAVLIKGRLPSGRPPEDFQPCQGCAMPCRKACPENAFALGQYDRPTCIQRLDSNRAHPIESGQRDSEGSPILVTEWCRSCEFACPVGEK
- a CDS encoding zinc-dependent alcohol dehydrogenase family protein, which encodes MARVVRFHQTGGPEVLQIEDLPAEEPGPGEVRIKVAAFGLNRAEVLFRQGLYLEQPKPPSRIGYEASGVVDAVGPDVTGIRVGDRVGTIPGFSMRKYGVYGESAVVPAHVVAARPDNLSSVEGAAIWMKYMTAYGALVEYGKVSAEDSVIISAASSSVGLAAIQIVKAAGATAIATSRGAAKKPDLLAAGADHVIVTEQEDVGRRTQEITDGRGARLVFDPVSGLFLEKLAKAAAREGIIFEYGSLSMEPTPYPLAEALGKGLWIRGYTLFEITSHAERLERGKKFVYDGLAAGHLKPVIARTFTLEETADAHRYMEASGHFGKIVVTV
- a CDS encoding YHS domain-containing protein; the protein is MTRGPVCGMEVEDRKTQHKFRYMEKPYCFCTRACREAFSSNPDLYLAKKPLQA
- a CDS encoding Rieske (2Fe-2S) protein, whose amino-acid sequence is MKIFKRIFGICETKSPENPDCWRYLSERAELELSKVPELKERGTAIRLEGKGLPNRVLVVHGSDDEFYAFENKCTHFGRRLDPLSGQQRIQCCSLGKSTFDYAGTNVSGTAKEPIKSFPVEKRNGALIIELT
- a CDS encoding type 1 glutamine amidotransferase domain-containing protein; its protein translation is MLLEGKTIGILVGPGFEDLEFWVPYMRMKEEGAAVKVIGIRAGEKYPSKSGGLEAISETDPQSVTADLLDGLIVPGGWAPDKLRRNGDILQLVRDMNSRYKILAFICHAGWVAASAGICKGRKATGSVGIKDDMENAGAAWVDTPAFQEGNQVWGRVVADIPDFCRTLVEALSKPFPASGSQ
- a CDS encoding copper-translocating P-type ATPase — encoded protein: MTEAQDKSEQDLKAHSRQDQPHDSGGSHGGQSGHDKAPSGHHKAHSGHGGHRDHHAHMVADFKKRFYISLAITVPVLFLSPMIQSFLGLEELGFAGDQYVLFALSTAIFFYGGWPFLKGIFDELKKFQPGMMTLIAVAIATAYIYSSVVVFGLAGKVFFWELATLIDIMLLGHWIEMRSVMGASRALEELAKLMPSDAHKVMDDGSTKDVSIQEIQAGDRVLVKPGEKVPVDGEVSEGQSAVNESMITGESMPVSKSAGTKVIGGAVNGEGSLTITVQKTGKDSYLSQMIDLVEQAQQSKSRSQDLANRAALWLTIIALTCGAITLVIWLAFMGRDFAFSLERTVTVMVITCPHALGLAVPLVVAVSTAVSAKNGLLIRNRAAFERGRNIEAIIFDKTGTLTEGRFGVTEILSFSNDYSQENLIGYAAAVESQSQHPIAQAIAEGVEEPQKAEDFKSITGKGAQARVEGRHVKVVSPGYLRENDLSVDDNRIDELNAHGKTVVFILIDETPVGAVALADIIREESRQAISKLRQMGIQCMMLTGDNKQVAGWVAEEIGLDDYFAEVLPEDKAKKVKEVQSRGLIVAMTGDGVNDAPALAQADVGIAIGAGTEVAVEAADIILVRSNPMDAVAILDLSRATYRKMLQNLAWATGYNAFAIPLAGGVLYSWGILLSPAVGAILMSLSTVIVAINARFLKIST